One Micromonospora sp. WMMD1120 genomic region harbors:
- a CDS encoding O-methyltransferase, with amino-acid sequence MRTARSLAREVGLDAVTPGAGSALRLLAAAGNARAVVEIGTGTGVSGVWLLRGMRADGVLTTIDVEVEHQRIARRIFTEAGFAAGRTRIITGRALDVLPRLADGAYDLVFVDAEATGFHACVEAALRLLRPGGVLALNGVLAGGRIGDPAARDAETVTVRETIKAVRESEHWIPAVLPVGHGLLAAVKC; translated from the coding sequence CTGCGCACCGCCCGCAGCCTGGCCCGCGAGGTGGGCCTGGACGCCGTCACTCCCGGCGCGGGATCGGCGTTGCGGCTGCTGGCCGCCGCCGGTAACGCCCGCGCGGTGGTGGAGATCGGCACCGGCACCGGGGTGAGCGGGGTCTGGCTGCTGCGCGGCATGCGCGCCGACGGCGTGCTGACCACCATCGACGTCGAGGTGGAGCACCAGCGGATCGCGCGCCGGATCTTCACCGAGGCGGGCTTCGCGGCCGGCCGTACCCGGATCATCACCGGCCGCGCGCTGGACGTGCTGCCGCGGCTCGCCGACGGCGCGTACGACCTGGTCTTCGTCGACGCGGAGGCGACCGGCTTCCACGCCTGCGTGGAGGCGGCCCTGCGGTTGTTGCGCCCCGGTGGCGTGCTGGCGCTCAACGGGGTGCTGGCCGGCGGCCGGATCGGCGACCCGGCCGCCCGGGACGCCGAGACGGTGACCGTCCGCGAGACGATCAAGGCGGTCCGGGAGTCGGAGCACTGGATTCCGGCGGTGCTTCCGGTCGGACACGGGCTGCTCGCCGCGGTGAAGTGCTGA
- a CDS encoding trypsin-like peptidase domain-containing protein, protein MGGTDVTDGWDWRRGGEIPARPPGAGAPPAGSPTPGAGVPPAGTSPWWSDALADPWRDPAAPAAVVVPGVVAAGAEPEPVSDPDSPGRPRLRQLVLIPVLTALLAGTLGGALGYFFAVRAGVGGAVLGAAPTEVPALAQRKPDSLAGVAERVLPSVVTVRVSSLGGTSEGSGFIATPDGHVITNDHVVAGGSGKASVVFNDGSTAPASIVGQDPESDIAVIKVSRPGLRPVEFGDSDALAVGDPVLAIGSPLSLANTVTAGIVSALDRTMQAGEPGGPVRYYAAIQTDAAVNHGNSGGPLVDGAGRVVGVNSTIKSLVAEGQEAGNIGLAFAIPINQAKRVTQDIIGTGKARRTVIGARVDGPTGVVGGGLRLAEVAPSGPAEGAGLKVGDVILKINGRPMTEPTDLTALVRKYAPGSVVTVEYRRGTNRQNTSVTLAADAK, encoded by the coding sequence CTGGGAGGCACCGACGTGACCGACGGCTGGGACTGGCGCCGGGGCGGTGAGATTCCGGCGCGACCGCCCGGGGCAGGGGCCCCACCGGCGGGATCGCCGACACCCGGGGCCGGTGTGCCGCCGGCCGGCACGTCGCCCTGGTGGTCGGACGCGCTCGCCGACCCCTGGCGGGACCCGGCGGCACCGGCCGCCGTGGTGGTGCCCGGGGTGGTGGCCGCCGGCGCGGAGCCGGAGCCGGTCAGCGATCCCGACTCGCCGGGCCGGCCCAGGCTGCGTCAGCTGGTGCTCATCCCCGTGCTCACCGCGCTGTTGGCCGGCACCCTCGGCGGCGCCCTGGGCTACTTCTTCGCGGTACGCGCCGGAGTCGGCGGCGCGGTGCTCGGCGCCGCCCCGACCGAGGTGCCGGCCCTGGCCCAGCGCAAACCGGATTCGCTGGCCGGCGTCGCCGAGCGTGTCCTGCCCAGCGTCGTCACCGTACGGGTGAGCAGCCTCGGCGGCACCAGTGAGGGTTCCGGGTTCATCGCCACCCCCGACGGGCATGTGATCACCAACGACCACGTGGTGGCCGGAGGTTCCGGCAAGGCATCCGTGGTGTTCAACGACGGCAGCACCGCGCCGGCGAGCATCGTCGGTCAGGACCCGGAGTCGGACATCGCGGTGATCAAGGTGAGTCGTCCCGGCCTGCGGCCGGTGGAGTTCGGCGACTCGGACGCGTTGGCGGTCGGTGACCCGGTGCTCGCCATCGGATCGCCGCTGTCGCTCGCCAACACCGTCACCGCCGGCATCGTGAGTGCCCTGGACCGGACGATGCAGGCCGGTGAGCCGGGTGGTCCGGTGCGCTACTACGCGGCCATCCAGACCGACGCGGCGGTCAACCACGGCAACTCTGGCGGTCCGCTCGTCGACGGTGCCGGTCGGGTGGTCGGCGTGAACTCCACGATCAAGTCGCTCGTCGCCGAGGGGCAGGAGGCGGGCAACATCGGGCTCGCCTTCGCCATCCCGATCAACCAGGCCAAGCGGGTCACCCAGGACATCATCGGCACCGGCAAGGCGCGGCGTACGGTGATCGGCGCCCGGGTGGACGGCCCGACCGGTGTGGTCGGTGGCGGCCTGCGACTGGCCGAGGTCGCCCCGTCCGGCCCAGCGGAGGGCGCGGGGTTGAAGGTCGGCGACGTGATCCTCAAGATCAACGGACGGCCGATGACCGAGCCGACCGACCTGACCGCGTTGGTGCGCAAGTACGCGCCGGGTTCGGTGGTGACTGTGGAGTACCGGCGGGGCACCAACCGACAGAACACCTCGGTGACACTCGCCGCCGACGCGAAGTGA
- a CDS encoding preprotein translocase subunit TatB, with product MLDNLNWWEIGALLLLALLIFGDRLPAVINDGLRLVRNLRNMARNATGDLSRELGTDIQLEDLHPKAFIRKHLLSEEDEAAIRKPLQGVYDNLRADVGGVHNDLKDVANAVDPRSGDKRTGTATGTPSAPAPRASYDDAT from the coding sequence ATGCTCGACAACCTGAACTGGTGGGAGATCGGTGCGCTGCTGCTCCTGGCGCTGTTGATCTTCGGTGACCGACTCCCCGCCGTGATCAACGATGGTCTGCGGCTGGTGCGCAACCTGCGCAACATGGCCCGCAACGCCACCGGCGACCTGAGCCGCGAGCTGGGCACCGACATCCAGCTGGAAGACCTGCACCCGAAGGCGTTCATCCGCAAGCACCTCCTCAGCGAGGAGGACGAGGCGGCCATCCGCAAGCCGTTGCAGGGCGTCTACGACAACCTGCGCGCGGACGTCGGCGGCGTGCACAACGACCTGAAGGACGTGGCCAACGCCGTCGACCCGCGGTCCGGCGACAAGCGGACCGGCACGGCGACCGGCACCCCCTCGGCGCCGGCCCCCCGGGCCAGCTACGACGACGCCACCTGA
- a CDS encoding Mrp/NBP35 family ATP-binding protein, whose translation MSAPVSTVEDAIQAALATVNDPEIRRPITELGMVRSATIAASGVVRVELLLTVAGCPLKDKLRTDITAAVAAVPGVTGVEIDFGVMSPEQRQSLQAQLRGGGATEEPVIPFAQPGSRTRVYAVASGKGGVGKSSVTVNLAAALAARGLSVGVVDADIYGHSVPRMLGADGRPTRVEDMIMPPQSHGVKVISIGMFTAGNAAVVWRGPMLHRALQQFLADVYWGDLDVLLLDLPPGTGDVAISLAQLLPNSEILVVTTPQAAAAEVAERAGAIALQTHQRVVGVIENMSWLELPDGSRMEVFGAGGGATVAESLSRTIGAQVPLLGQIPLDTRVREAGDAGNPIVLAEPDSPAAQALGGVADRLAVRRESLLGKPLGLKPAGR comes from the coding sequence ATGTCAGCACCCGTGAGCACCGTCGAGGACGCGATCCAGGCCGCCCTGGCCACCGTCAACGACCCGGAGATCCGCCGGCCCATCACCGAGCTGGGCATGGTCCGCTCCGCGACCATCGCGGCCAGTGGTGTGGTCCGGGTCGAGCTGCTGCTCACCGTGGCCGGCTGCCCGCTCAAGGACAAGCTGCGCACGGACATCACCGCCGCCGTCGCCGCGGTGCCCGGAGTAACCGGGGTGGAGATCGACTTCGGGGTGATGAGCCCCGAGCAGCGGCAGTCGCTCCAGGCGCAGCTGCGCGGCGGAGGCGCCACCGAGGAGCCGGTCATCCCGTTCGCCCAGCCCGGCTCGCGCACCCGGGTGTACGCGGTGGCCAGCGGCAAGGGTGGCGTCGGCAAGTCCAGCGTGACGGTCAACCTGGCGGCGGCGCTCGCCGCCCGCGGGCTCTCCGTCGGCGTGGTGGACGCGGACATCTACGGGCACTCGGTGCCACGGATGCTCGGCGCCGACGGCCGACCCACCCGCGTCGAAGACATGATCATGCCGCCGCAGTCGCACGGCGTGAAGGTCATCTCGATCGGCATGTTCACCGCCGGTAACGCCGCGGTGGTGTGGCGCGGCCCGATGCTGCACCGGGCGTTGCAGCAGTTCCTGGCCGACGTCTACTGGGGTGACCTGGACGTTCTCCTGCTCGACCTGCCGCCGGGCACCGGCGACGTGGCGATCTCGCTGGCCCAACTGCTGCCCAACTCGGAGATCCTGGTCGTCACCACCCCGCAGGCCGCCGCCGCCGAGGTGGCGGAGCGGGCCGGCGCGATCGCGCTACAGACCCACCAGCGCGTGGTCGGCGTCATCGAGAACATGTCCTGGCTGGAGCTGCCGGACGGTTCCCGGATGGAGGTCTTCGGGGCCGGGGGCGGCGCGACCGTCGCCGAGTCGCTGAGCCGGACCATCGGCGCGCAGGTGCCGCTGCTCGGGCAGATCCCGCTGGACACCCGGGTCCGCGAGGCCGGCGACGCCGGCAACCCGATCGTGTTGGCCGAGCCGGACTCCCCGGCCGCGCAGGCGCTCGGCGGTGTCGCCGACCGGCTCGCGGTGCGGCGCGAGTCGCTGCTCGGCAAGCCCCTCGGCCTCAAGCCCGCCGGCCGCTGA
- a CDS encoding DUF1003 domain-containing protein, with product MADQRRTERLDQPREPRGVKLPRFDAEAFGRWSEGIARGMGTANFIVVMTVVITAWFLWNTLAPPDLRFDPYTFTFLTLVLSLQASYAAPLILLAQNRQADRDRLALEEDRRRATAQKADTEYLAREIAALRIALGEVATRDFLRSELARLAEELDEAGQRRQRLERRQQERRGQRPADGVNLDEPRDDLDGDTARTARPDGAGPRRSDG from the coding sequence ATGGCTGACCAGCGGCGGACGGAACGACTGGACCAGCCGCGCGAGCCCCGGGGCGTCAAGCTGCCCCGCTTCGACGCGGAGGCCTTCGGCAGGTGGTCGGAGGGCATCGCCCGGGGCATGGGCACCGCGAACTTCATCGTCGTCATGACGGTGGTGATCACGGCCTGGTTCCTCTGGAACACGCTGGCCCCACCGGATCTGCGCTTCGACCCGTACACCTTCACGTTCCTGACCCTGGTGCTGTCGTTGCAGGCCAGCTACGCGGCGCCACTGATCCTGCTCGCGCAGAACCGGCAGGCCGACCGGGACCGGCTGGCCCTGGAGGAGGACCGGCGGCGCGCCACCGCGCAGAAGGCGGACACCGAGTACCTGGCCCGGGAGATCGCCGCGCTGCGGATCGCGTTGGGCGAGGTGGCCACCCGCGACTTCCTCCGCTCCGAGCTGGCCCGGCTGGCCGAGGAGTTGGACGAGGCGGGGCAGCGCCGGCAGCGGTTGGAGCGCCGCCAGCAGGAGCGGCGTGGGCAGCGGCCGGCCGATGGCGTCAACCTGGACGAACCGCGCGACGACCTGGACGGCGACACCGCCCGCACCGCCCGGCCGGACGGCGCCGGCCCTCGCCGGTCGGACGGCTGA
- a CDS encoding CBS domain-containing protein, with product MSTPTRIYIARLSGVAVYDPNGDQVGRVRDAVARLRATKRPPEVVGLVAEMPMRRRIFLSINRITSIDADAVVLGSGTLNLRRFEKRPNELLVLQELLDRRVQLDPGGQPGTVVDVAMECTRGGEYTLTRVAVREQTGRLTRRGHLHQVDWDRVRGLSGIADNRGTANLLAVLEDMRPADLANALQDLPDARRNEVAAALNDERLADVLSELPEHDQVEILAALDRERAADVLEEMDPDDAADLLNELPPPEQDVLLDLMEPDEADPVRQLLKYTPGTAGSVMTSEPVILPPDATVAEALARIREPQLSPAVAAQVFVTRAPQNTPTGRYLGMVHFQALLREPPADLLGKVVVNDIDPLRPTTPLPEITRRMATYDLVAMPVIDRNNRLVGAVTVDDVLDHSLPRDWRDRDALAAPGATDAMLDGTDG from the coding sequence GTGAGCACGCCGACCCGGATCTACATAGCCCGCCTCTCCGGAGTCGCCGTCTACGACCCGAATGGCGACCAGGTGGGCCGGGTCCGTGACGCCGTGGCGCGGCTGCGGGCGACCAAGCGTCCGCCGGAGGTGGTGGGTCTCGTCGCCGAGATGCCGATGCGTCGCCGGATCTTCCTGTCCATCAACCGGATCACCTCCATCGACGCGGACGCCGTGGTGCTCGGCTCCGGCACCCTCAACCTGCGCCGGTTCGAGAAGCGCCCGAACGAGCTGCTGGTCCTCCAGGAGCTGCTGGACCGGCGGGTGCAGCTCGACCCGGGTGGGCAGCCCGGCACCGTCGTGGACGTCGCGATGGAGTGCACCCGGGGCGGCGAGTACACACTGACCCGGGTCGCCGTGCGCGAGCAGACCGGCCGGCTCACCCGCCGCGGACACCTGCACCAGGTCGACTGGGACCGGGTGCGCGGGCTCAGCGGCATCGCCGACAACAGGGGTACGGCGAACCTGCTCGCCGTCCTGGAGGACATGCGCCCGGCCGACCTGGCCAACGCGTTGCAGGACCTGCCCGACGCGCGGCGCAACGAGGTGGCCGCCGCGTTGAACGACGAGCGACTGGCCGACGTGCTCAGCGAGTTGCCGGAGCACGACCAGGTGGAGATCCTCGCCGCCCTTGACCGGGAACGGGCGGCCGACGTGCTGGAGGAGATGGACCCGGACGACGCCGCCGACCTGCTCAACGAACTGCCCCCACCCGAGCAGGACGTGCTGCTCGACCTGATGGAGCCGGACGAGGCCGACCCGGTGCGGCAGCTGTTGAAGTACACGCCCGGAACGGCGGGCAGTGTGATGACCTCGGAGCCGGTCATCCTGCCGCCGGACGCGACGGTCGCCGAGGCGCTGGCCCGGATCCGGGAACCGCAGCTCTCCCCCGCCGTCGCCGCGCAGGTCTTCGTGACCCGGGCGCCGCAGAACACGCCGACCGGCCGCTATCTGGGCATGGTCCACTTCCAGGCGCTGCTGCGCGAGCCACCGGCCGACCTGCTCGGCAAGGTGGTGGTCAATGACATCGACCCGCTGCGCCCCACCACACCGCTGCCGGAGATCACCCGCCGGATGGCCACGTACGACCTGGTCGCGATGCCGGTCATCGACCGCAACAACCGGCTGGTCGGCGCCGTGACGGTGGACGACGTCCTGGACCACTCGTTGCCCCGGGACTGGCGCGACCGCGACGCCCTCGCCGCCCCGGGCGCCACCGACGCGATGCTGGACGGCACGGATGGCTGA